The Lentzea guizhouensis genome contains a region encoding:
- a CDS encoding AAA family ATPase, with the protein MAAGFNAEGGSQSFRFATKATESSLGDYLTLSWGTKKPRTGYFLRAESFYNVATEIDRIGGGIHRSYGGRSLHERSHGESFIDLMTHRFGGRGLYVLDEPEAALSVRGCLSILKRMQELTDEGSQFIVATHSPILLAAPRATILEIDADGEIGEVSYDTAEPVALTRNFLGEPDRFLKHLLE; encoded by the coding sequence GTGGCGGCCGGGTTCAACGCGGAGGGCGGGTCGCAGTCGTTCCGGTTCGCCACCAAGGCGACGGAGTCGTCGCTGGGCGACTACCTCACCCTCAGCTGGGGCACGAAGAAGCCGCGGACCGGGTACTTCCTCAGAGCGGAGTCGTTCTACAACGTCGCCACGGAGATCGACCGGATCGGCGGGGGCATCCACCGCTCGTACGGCGGCAGGTCGTTGCACGAGCGGTCGCACGGCGAGAGCTTCATCGACCTGATGACGCACCGGTTCGGCGGGCGCGGGCTCTACGTGCTGGACGAGCCGGAGGCGGCGCTGTCCGTCAGGGGCTGTCTGAGCATCTTGAAGCGCATGCAGGAGCTGACGGACGAAGGCTCGCAGTTCATCGTCGCCACGCACTCACCGATCCTGCTCGCAGCCCCAAGAGCAACGATCCTCGAGATCGACGCGGACGGTGAGATCGGCGAAGTCTCCTACGACACAGCGGAACCGGTCGCGCTCACCCGCAACTTCCTGGGCGAGCCCGACCGGTTCCTCAAGCACCTGCTGGAGTGA
- a CDS encoding APC family permease, which produces MAEATPQTEQPGLHRAIGPKLLLFFVVGDILGTGIYALTGNVAGKIGGALWLPFLLAFLVAFLTAFSYLELVGKYPRAAGAALYTNKAFKIHFLTFMVAFAVMSSGITSASSAALAFGRTYLRQLLVEFFDVALSPESLVITGIAIVFIAALAVINFRGVSESVKTNVVLTCIELSGLVIIIAIGAYAIAVGDGEPSRLTEIHTPSGSSVLLAVTSATALAFFAMVGFEDSVNMAEECRNPVKIFPRAMLWGMGIAALIYVLVAVTSSLLIPSDELAKAGSGALLRVVAVGAPGFPLWIFALIGLLAVINSALINMLMASRLLYGMANERIIPRFFGTVHPFRRTPWISIVFTTGIAVILVSTADIGKLGGTTSLLLLIVFTIVNIACLVLRREKSEHQHFRAPTWAPVLGAITCAYLALPFTSGRPWDDYVIAGYLLLAGLVLWGINRVLHGKVEIDPQKLSK; this is translated from the coding sequence ATGGCTGAAGCGACTCCACAAACGGAGCAACCAGGGCTACATCGGGCAATCGGGCCCAAGCTGCTGTTGTTCTTCGTCGTCGGCGACATCCTCGGTACCGGAATCTACGCGCTGACCGGCAACGTCGCCGGCAAGATCGGCGGCGCGCTCTGGTTGCCCTTCCTGCTCGCGTTCCTGGTCGCGTTCCTGACCGCGTTCAGCTACCTGGAGCTGGTCGGGAAGTACCCGAGAGCGGCGGGTGCCGCGCTCTACACCAACAAAGCGTTCAAGATCCACTTCCTGACGTTCATGGTCGCGTTCGCCGTCATGTCGTCGGGCATCACGTCCGCGTCGAGCGCCGCGCTGGCGTTCGGCCGCACGTACCTGCGGCAGCTGCTGGTGGAGTTCTTCGACGTCGCGCTCAGCCCGGAGTCGCTGGTGATCACCGGCATCGCGATCGTGTTCATCGCGGCGCTCGCGGTCATCAACTTCCGCGGCGTGTCCGAGTCCGTCAAGACCAACGTGGTCCTGACCTGCATCGAGCTGTCCGGCCTGGTCATCATCATCGCGATCGGCGCGTACGCGATCGCGGTCGGCGACGGCGAGCCCTCGCGGCTGACCGAGATCCACACCCCGTCCGGCTCCAGCGTGCTGCTCGCGGTCACCTCCGCGACGGCGCTCGCGTTCTTCGCGATGGTCGGGTTCGAGGACTCGGTGAACATGGCGGAGGAGTGCCGCAACCCGGTCAAGATCTTCCCGCGCGCGATGCTGTGGGGCATGGGCATCGCGGCCCTGATCTACGTGCTGGTCGCCGTCACCTCGTCGCTGCTCATCCCGTCCGACGAGCTCGCCAAGGCGGGCAGCGGCGCCCTGCTGAGGGTCGTCGCGGTCGGCGCCCCCGGCTTCCCGCTGTGGATCTTCGCCCTGATCGGCCTGCTGGCCGTCATCAACTCGGCGCTGATCAACATGCTGATGGCGTCGAGGTTGCTGTACGGCATGGCGAACGAACGGATCATCCCGCGGTTCTTCGGCACCGTGCACCCGTTCCGCCGCACGCCGTGGATCTCCATCGTCTTCACCACCGGCATCGCGGTGATCCTGGTGTCCACCGCGGACATCGGCAAGCTCGGCGGCACGACGTCGTTGCTGCTGCTGATCGTCTTCACCATCGTCAACATCGCGTGCCTGGTGCTGCGCCGGGAGAAGTCCGAGCACCAGCACTTCCGCGCACCGACGTGGGCCCCGGTGCTCGGCGCGATCACCTGCGCCTACCTGGCGCTGCCGTTCACGTCGGGCCGGCCGTGGGACGACTACGTGATCGCGGGCTACCTGCTGCTGGCCGGTCTCGTGCTGTGGGGCATCAACCGGGTGCTGCACGGCAAGGTGGAGATCGACCCGCAGAAGCTGTCGAAGTAG